In the genome of Globicephala melas chromosome 7, mGloMel1.2, whole genome shotgun sequence, one region contains:
- the GPR17 gene encoding uracil nucleotide/cysteinyl leukotriene receptor, translated as MNGLEVASPGLMANSSLAPTEQCGQETPLENVLFASFYLLDFILAFVGNSLALWLFVRDHKSGTPANVFLMHLAVADLSCVLVLPTRLVYHFSGSHWPFGEIPCRLTGFLFYLNMYASIYFLTCISADRFLAIVHPVKSLKLRRPLHAHLACAFLWVMVAVAMAPLLVSPQTVRTNRTVVCLQLYREKASQHAFASLAVAFTFPFVTTVTCYLLIIRSLRQGPRVERRLKNKAVRMIAAVLAIFLVCFVPYHVHRSVYVLRYRGHRASCAAQRALALGNRITSCLSSLNGALDPIMYFFVAEKFRDALCSLLCGKRLPGPPPSADGKTNESSLSARSEL; from the coding sequence ATGAATGGCCTCGAGGTGGCTTCCCCAGGCCTGATGGCCAACTCCTCCCTGGCCCCCACGGAGCAATGTGGCCAAGAGACGCCACTGGAGAACGTCCTCTTTGCCTCCTTCTACCTCCTGGATTTCATCCTGGCTTTTGTTGGCAACTCCCTGGCCCTGTGGCTCTTCGTCCGGGACCACAAGTCCGGCACCCCTGCCAACGTGTTCCTGATGCACCTGGCCGTGGCCGACCTGTCCTGCGTGCTGGTCCTGCCCACCCGCCTCGTCTACCACTTCTCAGGGAGCCACTGGCCGTTTGGGGAGATCCCGTGCCGGCTCACCGGCTTCCTCTTCTACCTCAACATGTACGCTAGCATCTACTTTCTCACCTGCATCAGCGCTGACCGCTTCCTGGCCATCGTGCACCCCGTGAAGTCCCTCAAGCTCCGCAGGCCCCTCCACGCCCACCTGGCCTGCGCCTTcctctgggtgatggtggccgtGGCCATGGCCCCGCTGCTGGTGAGCCCACAGACGGTGCGGACCAACCGCACGGTGGTCTGCCTGCAGCTGTACAGGGAGAAGGCCTCCCAGCACGCCTTTGCGTCTCTGGCCGTGGCCTTCACCTTCCCGTTCGTCACCACGGTCACCTGCTACCTGCTCATCATCCGCAGCCTGCGGCAGGGCCCGCGCGTGGAGCGGCGCCTCAAGAACAAGGCGGTGCGCATGATCGCCGCCGTGCTGGCCATCTTCCTCGTCTGCTTCGTGCCCTACCACGTCCACCGCTCCGTCTACGTGCTGCGGTACCGCGGCCACCGCGCCTCGTGCGCCGCCCAGCGCGCGCTGGCGCTCGGCAACCGCATCACGTCCTGCCTCAGCAGCCTCAACGGCGCTCTCGACCCCATCATGTACTTCTTCGTGGCCGAGAAGTTCCGCGACGCCCTGTGCAGCCTGCTGTGTGGCAAGAGGCTCCCGGGGCCGCCCCCCAGCGCCGACGGGAAGACCAACGAGAGCTCGCTGAGCGCCAGGTCGGAGCTGTGA